A region from the Metarhizium brunneum chromosome 7, complete sequence genome encodes:
- the PaAT-2_2 gene encoding O-acetyltransferase PaAT-2, with protein sequence MFSLFDPTRGQAPTISTDRVIPLRRLDDLPHGGRTGMFTTLLFNDVLDPFKLRDGLETLATLKGWDKIGARFRYDRKGRLYYHIPATFTEDRRAVQFCHIRHDMLMAEHTVASQMQKLRASHGPQIVADVTAFRSLWAHPSLPTKFSEYLQSDVPQLGLVVVSFRDATLVVLRWFHTLFDTPGMAELLRAWSSIVNGNLNQVGTPHDASEDPLADLGLHPTESYLLEKLRLSRLQMVVFTIRALYNAVFKRYRSRVLCLPSAFLREIRQEAESETASDEQRPFLSDDNLITAWWARLHTATKKNPCGTVNLYNALGLRRTLENDLLPPSKPYLSNAVAMSTLLLSAEEVVTRPLSYTASRLRQCITESRTRPQVEAFSALVREKQGTLTKPMFGNARMAVLRGSSWTNAKLFDVDFTGAVLENASTGERGASSARPGFPSYVQCTFNSPVRFEVMVTVGKDHEGNYWLNATTDDAHWERIVQTLETTRKV encoded by the exons ATGTTCAGTCTCTTTGATCCTACACGCGGCCAAGCGCCAACAATATCGACAGACAGGGTGATTCCACTTCGACGGCTCGACGACCTTCCGCACGGTGGGCGAACCGGCATGTTCACGACGTTGCTCTTCAACGACGTTCTCGATCCTTTCAAGTTGCGAGATGGCCTCGAAACTCTTGCTACCCTCAAGGGCTGGGACAAGATCGGTGCCAGGTTCAGATATGAC AGAAAGGGTCGCTTGTACTATCATATCCCGGCAACCTTCACCGAGGATCGTCGAGCGGTTCAGTTTTGCCACATTCGGCATGACATGCTTATGGCCGAACACACAGTTGCGTCTCAGATGCAGAAACTGAGGGCATCTCATGGACCCCAGATAGTCGCAGATGTCACGGCCTTTAGGTCTTTATGGGCGCACCCAAGTCTTCCTACCAAGTTTTCCGAATACCTGCAAAGCGACGTGCCCCAGCTCGGACTCGTCGTCGTGTCATTCCGCGACGCGACCCTCGTCGTTCTGCGCTGGTTCCATACCTTGTTCGACACGCCCGGCATGGCAGAGCTGCTCCGAGCCTGGTCGTCCATTGTCAATGGAAATTTGAATCAAGTCGGCACGCCACATGATGCAAGCGAGGATCCCTTGGCCGATCTTGGGCTACACCCCACAGAATCCTATCTGCTCGAGAAGCTCAGGCTGTCCAGGCTTCAGATGGTGGTATTCACCATTCGAGCCCTCTACAACGCCGTCTTCAAGAGGTATCGAAGCCGTGTCCTGTGCCTCCCATCGGCCTTCTTGCGCGAGATtcgccaagaagcagagagCGAGACCGCGTCGGATGAGCAAAGGCCGTTTCTGAGCGACGACAACCTCATCACGGCTTGGTGGGCTCGACTGCACACGGCGACCAAGAAGAATCCGTGCGGCACAGTCAACCTCTACAATGCCCTGGGACTTCGCCGAACTCTTGAAAACGACCTCCTGCCCCCGTCCAAGCCGTACTTGTCCAACGCGGTAGCCATGTCCACCCTCCTGCTGTCTGCGGAAGAAGTCGTCACCCGCCCCCTGAGCTACACGGCTTCGCGACTGCGCCAGTGCATCACGGAATCTCGCACTCGTCCACAAGTCGAGGCATTCTCTGCTCTGGTGAGGGAGAAGCAAGGCACCCTGACGAAACCCATGTTTGGGAATGCCAGAATGGCGGTCCTCAGGGGGTCCAGCTGGACCAACGCGAAGCTGTTCGACGTCGACTTTACTGGAGCTGTGCTCGAAAACGCCTCCACGGGCGAAAGGGGCGCATCATCCGCTAGGCCGGGGTTTCCCTCCTATGTCCAGTGTACCTTTAATAGCCCTGTTCGCTTCGAAGTCATGGTTACTGTTGGCAAGGACCACGAGGGGAATTACTGGTTAAATGCAACCACGGATGACGCTCACTGGGAAAGAATTGTGCAGACCCTGGAGACTACTAGGAAAGTTTAG
- the P450-1 gene encoding Cytochrome P450 monooygenase 1 gives MLRAAVTLFSASLGAITATAQATTGGDPASLGAITATAQATTGGDSASLEDITPPAQATTGGDFNITGAQLYPEKCVFDSKRDVMYCSELYESKIAVVDLKTKTIVKTIDFPGLSGDADYHASGVLIQGKDRLISSINTGAAFETSGGNITGTNYLLITDLETGEEKARVNVTDVTNGTYGGPQDFATDTCGNIYQVFTYPGAIIKVTPSLKVIPWYLSKETNSTKAGFTGIASRGNMLLTSNEQQGGKIIRFDAHNKTGDPFEVPIANNGMLGRFLDGILLPAKYNGTVLLVTSSQNGTTVVESKDGEWNSAEILGIVPNPYWENEQGFSTQTFDREDRIYQMFEWFLDSRAPANLNGLSGNRTVFPFQDITDAVDKLPIRLIGDVKEVTVLPPSLAQEIRNDKRLSFNQWTFKAFHGHLPGFEAFAAGTGGSNLVQTVVTKDLTKFLNKITEPLAEETAMALEELLTNKTEWHTIAMRDVVLQLVARISSRVFLGTELCRNETWLRVTRDYTVTGFLAGEELRLWPEFTRPLVHWFLPSCRKLRREVNEARCAIQSTLARRQQLKQDLVAAGKDVPEYDDAIEWFEKAAKGAPCDMTALQLSLSLAAIHTTTDLLTQVLTRISQNLDILGPLREEITSVLADEGWSKTSLHKMKLLDSVIKESQRMKPGEIVSMMRLAVEDVQLSDGTFIPKNTGVAVSSHRMWDPDLHHDPNHWDGFRFYKMRDDPGKQNVSQLVFASPDYLAFGYGQNACPGRFFASNEIKIALAQIITKYDFELQEGSVPQIHKHGFGLRGDPLLKLRVRRLAKGI, from the exons ATGCTTCGTGCCGCCGTCACTCTATTCTCGGCGAGTCTGGGAGCCATCACCGCTACTGCGCAGGCTACTACCGGTGGTGATCCGGCGAGTCTGGGAGCCATCACCGCTACTGCGCAGGCTACTACCGGGGGTGATTCGGCGAGTCTGGAAGACATCACCCCTCCTGCGCAGGCTACTACCGGGGGTGATTTCAACATTACTGGCGCCCAACTCTATCCCGAGAAGTGTGTATTCGATTCAAAGCGCGATGTCATGTACTGCAG TGAACTATACGAATCCAAGATTGCGGTGGTTGACCTAAAAACGAAAACCATCGTCAAGACGATTGACTTTCCAGGACTTTCTGGGGATGCAGACTATCACGCAAGCGGTGTCCTAATTCAGGGCAAAGACCGACTGATATCTTCGATCAACACTGGTGCAGCATTTGAAACCTCTGGCGGGAATATTACCGGAACCAACTACCTCCTCATTACTGACTTGGAGACTGGCGAGGAGAAGGCGCGGGTTAACGTTACTGATGTGACAAATGGGACCTACGGAGGGCCGCAGGACTTTGCGACCGATACTTGCGGCAATATTTATCAAGTTTTTACCTACCCAGGGGCCATCATCAAGGTGACGCCCAGTTTGAAGGTCATTCCTTGGTATTTGAGCAAAGAAACCAACTCTACAAAGGCGGGTTTTACCGGCATTGCATCCAGAGGCAACATGTTGCTCACGAGTAACGAGCAACAGGGTGGCAAGATAATACGCTTCGATGCTCATAACAAAACGGGCGATCCTTTTGAAGTTCCTATTGCAAACAACGGGATGCTTGGCAGATTCCTCGACGGCATCTTGTTGCCTGCCAAGTATAACGGCACCGTTCTCCTGGTGACTTCTAGTCAGAATGGAACTACTGTGGTCGAATCAAAGGATGGTGAATGGAACTCGGCTGAGATACTGGGAATCGTACCCAACCCTTACTGGGAGAATGAACAAGGGTTTTCTACGCAAACTTTTGATCGGGAAGACCGTATTTATCAAATGTTTGAATGGTTTTTGGATTCGAGGGCGCCTGCCAATCTGAATGGTCTGTCTGGCAACCGAACCGTATTCCCTTTCCAGGACATCACGGATGCTGTTGACAAGCTC CCCATTCGCCTTATTGGAGATGTAAAGGAGGTCACTGTGCTGCCTCCGAGCTTGGCTCAAGAGATCAGAAACGACAAGCGCCTAAGCTTTAATCAGTGGACTTTCAAG GCATTCCATGGTCACTTGCCTGGTTTTGAGGCCTTTGCCGCGGGTACAGGAGGTTCGAATCTAGTCCAGACAGTCGTCACTAAAGATCTGACCAAGTTTCTGA ACAAGATCACCGAGCCGCTTGCAGAAGAGAcagccatggccttggaggaACTACTTACCAACAAAACAG AATGGCATACCATTGCTATGCGAGACGTGGTTCTGCAACTGGTTGCTCGCATCTCTTCACGTGTATTTCTCGGCACCGAGCTTTGTCGCAACGAGACTTGGCTTCGAGTAACGCGCGATTATACGGTGACGGGGTTCTTGGCGGGCGAGGAACTCCGCCTGTGGCCGGAATTCACACGCCCCCTTGTACACTGGTTCTTGCCGAGTTGTCGCAAACTGAGGAGGGAAGTCAACGAAGCTCGTTGCGCTATCCAATCCACCCTTGCTCGCCGACAACAACTCAAGCAAGATCTTGTCGCTGCTGGCAAGGACGTGCCAGAGTACGACGATGCAATCGAATGGTTTgagaaggcagccaagggcGCACCGTGCGACATGACGGCTCTACAGCTCAGCCTATCTCTCGCAGCAATTCATACAACTACCGATCTTCTTACCCAGGTCCTGACACGGATCTCACAAAACTTGGATATTCTGGGTCCCCTCCGTGAAGAGATAACGTCGGTTCTTGCCGATGAGGGCTGGAGCAAAACATCATTACATAAGATGAAGTTGCTCGATAGTGTTATTAAAGAAAGCCAGCGGATGAAACCTGGCGAGATTG TGTCCATGATGCGCCTTGCAGTGGAAGATGTGCAGCTCTCCGACGGCACCTTTATCCCCAAGAATACCGGTGTGGCCGTATCCTCTCACAGGATGTGGGATCCTGACCTTCACCACGACCCCAATCACTGGGACGGTTTCCGGTTTTACAAAATGCGCGACGACCCTGGAAAGCAGAATGTCTCCCAGCTCGTGTTTGCGAGCCCGGACTATCTCGCGTTTGGCTATGGCCAGAACGCTTGCCCGGGGCGCTTCTTTGCGTCAAACGAGATCAAGATTGCCCTGGCTCAGATTATTACAAAGTATGACTTTGAGTTGCAAGAGGGCTCTGTGCCGCAGATACATAAGCATGGATTTGGTTTGCGCGGTGATCCGTTGTTGAAACTGCGTGTTAGACGACTTGCGAAAGGAATCTAG
- the ACRTS2 gene encoding Highly reducing polyketide synthase ACRTS2 — MKTAVPLVHSHDMKESSLFDEIYASGAREGTIYGPAFKSTIRYWEAPSWTVMESKLRELDTARSFPPSGSLFSADPPTLDGFLQGFLPLQYAGRKWCALMSTYVGKLRVSNHIPLDHDKLLPIAEWESVTFRSISSAHASDALSRLPASFYHDLLSALDFASHADWPKFITAAPADGDGLRKRVQHERVALEYMKRAVDRSSNLDYSDLPEHLSKFMSWGKRCVAREEHRLMKEPLPDLSRIAKADAGGESLYFRWTDALVRPLGDGEAPPGLEGVGVVSKVGSGVGSLGPGDRVYYGLHGGCLATHVRIPAWQANKVPDGWSNADAASISIAYQVAYLALCHHARPPSHLDCLARRPGRGLRGGPQPNRGVEGESGVLPPAAAS, encoded by the exons atgaagacggcggtgcCGCTTGTCCACAGCCACGACATGAAGGAGAGCAGTCTATTCGACGAGATTTACGCCTCCGGAGCCCGTGAAGGTACCATCTACGGGCCTGCATTTAAATCCACCATTCGATACTGGGAGGCTCCCAGCTGGACGGTCATGGAGAGCAAACTGCGAGAGCTGGACACGGCTCGATCTTTCCCGCCCTCTGGCTCACTGTTCTCGGCCGACCCGCCGACGCTGGACGGATTCCTTCAAGGATTCCTCCCCCTACAATATGCGGGCAGGAAATGGTGTGCCCTGATGTCCACCTATGTTGGTAAGCTGCGAGTTTCTAACCATATCCCCTTGGACCACGACAAA CTGCTGCCTATTGCCGAGTGGGAATCAGTAACGTTTCGGTCCATCTCTTCGGCACACGCCAGCGATGCCTTGTCTCGTCTCCCCGCCTCCTTCTACCACGACTTGCTGTCTGCTCTCGACTTTGCCAGCCACGCAGATTGGCCCAAGTTCATCACTGCCGCGCCCGCCGATGGGGACGGGCTTCGCAAGCGTGTGCAGCACGAACGAGTTGCCCTCGAGTACATGAAGAGGGCCGTGGACAGGAGCTCTAACCTGGACTACTCGGACCTGCCTGAGCATCTCTCCAAATTCATGTCTTGGGGCAAGCGCTGCGTTGCAAGGGAAGAGCATAGACTGATGAAGGAGCCGCTGCCCGACCTTTCCCGAATAGCCAAGGCCGATGCTGGCGGCGAGTCGCTCTACTTCCGCTGGACTGATGCCCTCGTTCGACCCCTaggcgacggcgag GCGCCCCCCGGCCTCGAGGGAGTAGGCGTCGTCTCCAAGGTCGGGTCTGGCGTCGGCAGTCTCGGGCCGGGAGACCGCGTCTACTACGGCCTCCACGGGGGCTGCTTGGCCACGCACGTCCGGATACCGGCGTGGCAGGCGAACAAGGTCCCGGACGGCTGGAgcaacgccgacgccgccagcatCTCCATTGCCTACCAAGTAGCATACCTGGCTCTCTGCCACCACGCGCGGCCTCCCAGCCACCTCGATTGCCTTGCCCGTCGTCCTGGACGTGGGCTACGTGGCGGACCGCAACCGAACCGAGGAGTTGAAGGAGAGTCTGGGGTCCTGCCTCCCGCGGCCGCATCTTGA
- the fmqA gene encoding Nonribosomal peptide synthetase fmqA — protein MLSGTVGLSLLAASIAIDMNPVMGMMTSPPTLWSRIQGIRSRVKTCLKLASLPSEEGFFQPMSGSYGRPGCSLCWTARPSFTYRVDLSYEYADQGLVHTSSALEPEPAAWGDNTKAARFYRTGDLGRYNPDGTISYLGRKDSQVKIRGQRFELGDAENVISSSPEVRDMSLSTKIHRGRNELVAVISLADAQLPRGDGLRHLPSAYTRVVARHLQSIREFVRLRLPSHMVPSIWLAVEKVAQSVSGKVDRHCMDNWFKAKDVSMAKAAMEEQADRELNPPVTVEEKLVQYVWASVLDIQETTTSWLLRNQTLQSAVEAALLANIEGDEAAPVATRIPRDTSLGGLHDRLSRLSLSNPQFKHENIESIAPATDTQALFLIIGPPGVEGETGYHTSFTLDSTPALDAAKLRSVCGQVIQHHAILRTAFVQHRHMLYQVVFKTPTSETITIEGGGSPATPAFFGKGSNLARFYLFSREELCNSIRLNIHLALYDAASFDLLLPGLDAAYNNGQLRRGGPRYNPRISHLEALDGTAPRQFWIEMLRGCSMMHLTTPRIMPAQGYHLRDCSRLSVPLRNLQNSLGTPSTTLKAAWALVLPAALDTSDVLFGEISANRYLTMPGIDQVCGPCINFVPVRAITRHPS, from the exons ATGCTTTCTGGGACAGTAGGGCTGAGTCTCCTCGCAGCCTCTATCGCCATTGACATGAACCCCGTCATGGGCATGATGACTTCACCTCCGACTTTGTGGTCCCGGATCCAAGGCATTCGGTCGAGGGTAAAGACCTGTCTGAAACTCGCGTCATTGCCCTCAGAAGAAGGATTCTTCCAACCGATGAGCGGGTCATATGGCAGACCGGGATGCAGCCTCTGTTGGACCGCTCGCCCTTCATTCACATATCGTGTTGACCTGTCCTACGAGTACGCGG accaaggccTCGTTCATACCTCCTCCGCGCTGGAGCCGGAGCCTGCCGCGTGGGGGGATAATACCAAGGCTGCACGGTTTTATCGCACTGGCGACTTGGGCCGGTATAACCCCGATGGTACCATCAGCTACCTGGGCAGGAAGGACAGCCAGGTGAAGATTCGCGGCCAGAGATTTGAGCTAGGCGATGCCGAGAacgtcatcagcagcagccccGAGGTCAGAGACATGTCTTTATCGACAAAGATTCATCGGGGCCGCAACGAGCTCGTCGCGGTGATTTCCTTGGCTGACGCCCAGCTCCCGCGCGGTGATGGGCTGCGGCATCTGCCCTCAGCCTATACTCGAGTCGTGGCCCGACATCTCCAGTCTATTCGGGAATTCGTGCGGCTTAGGCTCCCTTCCCACATGGTTCCGAGCATCTGGCTCGCGGTTGAAAAGGTGGCACAGTCAGTCTCGGGAAAAGTAGACCGGCATTGCATGGACAACTggttcaaggccaaggatgtCTCgatggccaaggccgccatggaAGAGCAAGCAGATAGGGAGCTGAATCCGCCTGTCACGGTCGAGGAAAAGCTGGTCCAGTACGTCTGGGCATCAGTACTGGACATTCAGGAGACAA CCACCTCTTGGCTGCTGCGGAACCAGACTCTCCAGTCGGCTGTTGAAGCCGCTCTATTAGCAAATATCGAGGGAGATGAGGCCGCGCCGGTTGCGACAAGGATACCGCGGGATACCAGTCTTGGTGGTCTCCATGACCGGCTCTCGCGACTCAGCCTATCGAATCCCCAGTTCAAACATGAAAACATCGAGAGCATCGCACCAGCAACTGATACACAAGCCTTGTTCCTGATCATTGGCCCTcccggcgtcgagggcgagACGGGTTACCACACCAGCTTCACACTCGACTCGACTCCTGCTCTTGATGCGGCCAAGCTTCGGTCAGTCTGCGGGCAGGTGATTCAGCATCATGCCATATTGCGCACCGCCTTTGTCCAGCATAGACACATGCTCTACCAAGTGGTGTTCAAGACGCCAACCTCGGAGACGATTACGATAGAAGGAGGCGGCTCGCCTGCCACACCCGCCTTCTTCGGCAAAGGCAGCAATCTGGCCCGATTTTACTTATTCAGCCGAGAAGAGCTTTGCAACAGTATTCGTCTTAACATTCACCTTGCGCTGTACGATGCCGCGTCGTTTGACTTGCTGCTTCCAGGCCTCGATGCGGCATACAACAACGGCCAACTGCGCCGAGGCGGCCCTCGCTACAACCCTCGGATATCACACCTGGAAGCACTCGATGGCACGGCGCCGCGGCAGTTCTGGATAGAGATGCTGCGAGGCTGCTCGATGATGCATCTGACCACCCCCCGAATCATGCCTGCCCAGGGGTATCATCTCAGAGATTGCTCCAGGCTCAGCGTGCCCCTACGCAACCTGCAAAACTCACTCGGGACACCTTCAACCACGCTCAAGGCGGCCTGGGCGCTTGTCCTCCCGGCGGCCCTCGACACAAGCGACGTCTTGTTTGGTGAAATCAGCGCCAATCGCTACCTGACCATGCCGGGCATCGATCAGGTCTGCGGACCCTGCATCAACTTCGTCCCAGTCAGAGCCATCACCCGTCACCCGTCGTGA